The Fusobacterium perfoetens ATCC 29250 genome contains a region encoding:
- a CDS encoding SLC13 family permease has product MLMLIGILIFLVTFYFIITEKYPKSLVSIIGGGLMVVIRILNEEQALEVVGYNLEILVLLIGMMIIVEIMSETGIFQWIAIKLAQVVKGDPIKILVLLSIVTATCSAFLDNVTTILLIVPVTIFLANRLKLDPKPFVLMQIFMSNIGGTATMIGDPPNLIIG; this is encoded by the coding sequence ATGTTAATGTTAATTGGTATACTAATCTTTTTGGTTACTTTCTATTTTATTATAACAGAAAAATATCCAAAATCTTTAGTGTCTATTATTGGTGGTGGACTAATGGTTGTTATCAGAATTTTAAATGAAGAACAAGCATTAGAAGTTGTTGGTTATAATCTTGAAATTCTAGTTCTTTTAATTGGAATGATGATTATTGTTGAAATTATGTCTGAAACAGGAATTTTTCAGTGGATAGCTATAAAATTAGCTCAAGTAGTTAAAGGAGACCCTATTAAAATTTTGGTTCTTCTATCTATTGTTACAGCTACTTGTTCAGCTTTTTTAGATAATGTTACCACTATTCTTTTAATAGTTCCTGTAACTATTTTCTTAGCTAATAGGTTAAAATTAGACCCTAAACCATTTGTATTAATGCAAATATTTATGTCTAATATTGGTGGAACAGCTACAATGATAGGAGACCCACCTAACTTAATTATTGGAAG